A portion of the Blattabacterium clevelandi genome contains these proteins:
- a CDS encoding sigma-70 family RNA polymerase sigma factor — protein MRQLKITKQVTNRESESLDKYLHEIGKIPLLTPEEEVEYARRAREGDSSAIDKLVNANLRFVVSVAKQYQNQGLSLCDLINEGNLGLIKGILRFDETRGFKCISYVVWWIRQAILQAIAEQSRSIRQPTNKLALLNKILKTFAQLEQELQRTPSAREIAENLEMNEKEVEESLKNSGRHISMDAPLIDGEDSNLYDLVKSDESPRPDEHLEKESLRKDIKRILETLSERERRVIILHFGLNGSPPMTLEEVGQSCDLTRERVRQIESIALKRLKHSSRSKILKPYLG, from the coding sequence ATGAGACAACTTAAAATCACCAAACAAGTTACCAATCGTGAATCTGAATCTTTAGATAAATATCTTCATGAAATAGGAAAAATTCCATTATTAACTCCAGAAGAAGAAGTTGAATACGCACGTAGAGCAAGAGAAGGAGATTCTTCTGCTATAGATAAATTAGTAAATGCAAATTTACGTTTTGTGGTTTCTGTTGCAAAACAATATCAAAATCAAGGATTAAGTTTATGTGATTTAATTAATGAAGGTAATCTAGGGTTGATCAAGGGTATATTGAGATTTGATGAAACAAGAGGATTTAAATGTATCTCTTACGTTGTATGGTGGATAAGACAAGCTATATTACAGGCTATAGCTGAACAATCACGTTCTATTCGTCAACCTACAAATAAATTGGCATTGTTAAACAAAATACTTAAAACTTTTGCTCAATTAGAGCAAGAACTTCAAAGAACACCTTCTGCAAGAGAAATAGCAGAAAATTTAGAGATGAATGAAAAAGAAGTAGAGGAATCTTTAAAAAATTCAGGAAGACATATTTCTATGGATGCTCCATTAATAGATGGAGAGGATTCTAATCTATACGATTTAGTAAAATCTGATGAATCTCCTCGTCCAGATGAACATTTAGAAAAGGAATCTCTCCGTAAAGATATAAAAAGAATTTTGGAAACTTTAAGCGAAAGAGAACGTCGAGTTATCATTTTACATTTTGGATTAAATGGATCCCCACCAATGACATTAGAAGAAGTGGGGCAATCTTGTGATTTAACAAGAGAACGTGTAAGACAAATCGAAAGCATAGCCTTAAAAAGATTAAAACATTCTTCTAGAAGTAAAATACTAAAACCTTATTTAGGATAA
- the rpsO gene encoding 30S ribosomal protein S15: MYLTENKKKEIFKKYGISVLDTGSSQSQIALFTYRINHLSKYLKNNRKDFNTERSLIRLVGKRKKLLKYIEKKDVNSYKKIIKILGLRK; encoded by the coding sequence ATGTATTTAACTGAAAATAAAAAAAAGGAAATATTTAAAAAATATGGAATTTCCGTTTTGGATACAGGATCTTCTCAATCTCAAATAGCTTTATTCACTTATCGAATTAATCATTTAAGTAAATATCTAAAAAATAATAGAAAAGATTTCAATACAGAAAGATCACTGATAAGATTAGTAGGAAAAAGAAAAAAATTATTGAAATATATAGAAAAAAAGGATGTAAATAGTTATAAAAAAATTATAAAAATCCTAGGATTAAGAAAATAA
- a CDS encoding DUF1599 domain-containing protein, protein MNHISIDFIIKKCKKLFKKKLKDYDLSWKIIKIYSMIDQIFMKVFRIYNIQKRGYQKVKEEKVIDTYIDVINYIVITIIKLNTSNNLEKNISHSKIICLYIQQFNKIKNWKKNIELYNKKIRTPSIEKILEYIFYLKKKKEKILSNHLEIIFFKILKITILLLMKDMKKHK, encoded by the coding sequence ATGAATCATATTTCCATTGATTTTATCATAAAAAAATGTAAAAAATTATTTAAAAAAAAATTAAAAGATTATGATTTATCATGGAAAATCATAAAAATATATTCTATGATAGATCAAATTTTTATGAAAGTCTTTCGTATATACAATATTCAAAAAAGGGGATATCAAAAAGTAAAAGAGGAAAAAGTGATAGATACATATATAGATGTGATAAATTATATTGTCATTACGATAATAAAATTAAATACTTCTAATAATCTTGAAAAAAATATTTCTCATTCTAAGATTATTTGTCTTTATATTCAACAATTTAATAAAATTAAAAATTGGAAAAAAAATATAGAATTATATAATAAAAAAATAAGGACCCCTTCAATAGAAAAGATTTTAGAATATATTTTCTATTTAAAAAAAAAAAAAGAAAAAATATTATCTAATCATTTAGAAATAATTTTTTTTAAAATTTTAAAAATAACCATTCTTTTATTGATGAAGGATATGAAAAAACATAAATGA
- a CDS encoding TerC family protein, whose product MKDFILNYITDITENPIKSFSIIGNLFLIESILSIDNAAMLASMIMRLKKEDRKKALKYGIFGAYFFRGISLIFASILIKIWWLKPLGGLYLVYIGLNHFFSKKLVKKDSNKNIILRNSFWKIIISIEIMDLAFSIDNIFATIAFSENFILIFLGIFIGILTMRFTAQKFVKLMEINPFLKDSAFSVILLLGIKLIFSFFEKKYYTNNNIYLESIFSFITIILFLSPIFYTCISNWIYKKKS is encoded by the coding sequence ATGAAAGATTTTATTTTAAATTATATTACAGATATTACTGAAAATCCTATAAAATCTTTTTCTATTATAGGAAATTTATTTTTAATAGAAAGTATTTTATCAATAGATAATGCAGCTATGTTAGCCTCTATGATTATGAGATTAAAAAAAGAAGATAGAAAAAAAGCTTTAAAATATGGAATTTTTGGAGCTTATTTTTTTAGAGGTATTAGCTTAATATTCGCTTCTATTTTAATTAAAATTTGGTGGTTAAAACCATTGGGTGGGTTATATTTAGTTTATATTGGATTGAATCATTTTTTTTCAAAAAAATTGGTTAAAAAAGATTCGAACAAGAATATAATATTACGAAATTCTTTTTGGAAAATTATTATTTCTATAGAAATAATGGATTTAGCTTTTTCCATTGATAATATATTTGCTACTATTGCTTTTTCAGAAAATTTTATATTGATTTTTTTAGGAATTTTTATAGGAATTTTAACAATGAGATTTACCGCTCAAAAATTTGTAAAATTAATGGAAATTAATCCTTTTTTAAAAGATTCTGCCTTTTCCGTTATTTTATTACTTGGAATAAAACTTATATTTTCTTTTTTTGAAAAAAAATATTATACAAATAATAATATTTATTTAGAAAGCATTTTTTCATTTATTACCATAATTTTATTTTTATCCCCAATTTTTTATACTTGTATATCCAATTGGATATACAAAAAAAAAAGTTAG
- the pdhA gene encoding pyruvate dehydrogenase (acetyl-transferring) E1 component subunit alpha produces MKKITTKTYLKWFKDMFFWRIFENKCRSLYLKQKIRGFLHLYNGQEAIPAGITHAMDLSKDKIITAYRCHILPISMGVNPKKVMAELLGKETGTSHGIGGSMHIFSKKHRFYGGHGIVGGQIPLGAGIAFADKYFNRDAVTLTIMGDGAVRQGALHETFNMAMLWKLPVVFICENNQYAMGTSVEKSTNIKEIYKIGLSYGMPSYPVDGMDPKKIAKATYKAIEIARSGNGSTFLDIKTYRYRGHSMSDSELYRNKEEILLYKKKDPILKIKNIIIKNKWKTVEKLNFIENKIKKEVESCADFAEKSDIPSIKQMYNAVYYESNYPFLDEVPYS; encoded by the coding sequence ATGAAAAAAATTACCACAAAAACTTACCTAAAATGGTTTAAAGACATGTTTTTTTGGAGAATTTTTGAGAATAAATGTCGTTCCTTATATTTAAAACAAAAAATTAGAGGATTTCTACATTTATATAATGGACAAGAAGCTATTCCTGCTGGAATCACCCATGCGATGGATCTTTCTAAAGATAAAATTATTACGGCTTATAGATGTCATATATTACCTATTTCTATGGGAGTAAATCCTAAAAAAGTTATGGCAGAACTTCTAGGTAAAGAGACAGGTACTTCTCATGGAATTGGAGGTTCTATGCATATTTTTAGTAAAAAACATCGTTTTTACGGTGGCCATGGTATTGTGGGAGGCCAAATTCCATTAGGGGCTGGTATAGCTTTTGCTGATAAATATTTTAATAGAGATGCAGTTACATTAACAATTATGGGGGATGGGGCTGTTAGACAAGGTGCCTTACACGAAACTTTTAACATGGCAATGTTATGGAAATTACCAGTTGTATTTATTTGCGAAAATAATCAATATGCTATGGGAACTTCCGTAGAAAAAAGTACAAATATAAAAGAAATTTATAAAATTGGTCTATCCTATGGAATGCCTTCTTATCCTGTAGATGGAATGGACCCTAAAAAAATAGCAAAAGCGACTTATAAAGCTATTGAAATTGCTAGAAGTGGAAATGGTTCTACTTTTTTAGATATTAAAACTTATAGGTATAGAGGACATTCCATGTCGGATTCAGAATTATATCGTAACAAAGAAGAAATTCTTTTATATAAGAAAAAAGATCCTATTTTAAAAATAAAAAATATTATCATAAAAAATAAATGGAAAACTGTAGAAAAGTTAAACTTTATAGAAAATAAAATAAAAAAAGAAGTAGAATCCTGTGCTGATTTTGCAGAAAAATCAGATATTCCTTCTATTAAACAAATGTATAATGCTGTTTATTATGAATCTAATTATCCTTTTTTAGATGAAGTTCCATATTCATGA
- a CDS encoding dihydrolipoamide acetyltransferase family protein, whose product MAEIIFMPQLSDTMQEGTVIKWNKKVGDQVSEGDILAEIETDKAIQDFEIDVSGFLLFIGVKEGETTRVNNMLAIIGKKGENISSLIENSNLLKTEEESNLKKEKECRIFISPLAKKIAKKIGISINKIKGSGKNNRIIKRDIEAYEEKLIRKLKNPKENKRINISSMRKRIAEHLIYSKFTAPHYYLFIEINAEKMINLRKNLNDKLSKEKKISFNDIIIKAVTISLKKYPNLNVSWKEKEIIYHSYINIGIAVAIQDGLIVPVIKNADQKSLLQISQEIKDKVLCSKSRKIQPEELENSTFTVSNLGMYGIEFFTSIINLPNSSILSIGSIIEKPIIKDSKIVIGNIMKVTLSCDHRIIDGATGSNFLSFLKKILEDPIMILI is encoded by the coding sequence ATGGCTGAAATAATATTCATGCCTCAGTTAAGCGACACAATGCAGGAAGGTACTGTAATCAAGTGGAATAAAAAAGTAGGAGATCAAGTATCAGAAGGAGATATTTTAGCGGAAATTGAAACCGATAAAGCTATTCAAGATTTTGAAATTGATGTAAGTGGATTTTTACTTTTTATTGGTGTAAAAGAAGGCGAAACAACACGTGTTAATAATATGTTAGCTATTATTGGGAAAAAAGGAGAAAATATAAGTTCATTGATAGAAAATTCTAACTTATTGAAGACAGAAGAAGAAAGTAATCTTAAAAAAGAAAAAGAATGTAGAATTTTTATTTCTCCTTTAGCAAAAAAAATAGCAAAAAAAATAGGAATTTCTATAAATAAAATAAAAGGAAGTGGAAAAAATAATCGTATTATTAAAAGAGATATTGAAGCTTATGAAGAAAAATTAATAAGAAAATTAAAGAATCCAAAAGAAAATAAACGAATCAATATTTCTTCTATGAGGAAAAGAATAGCAGAACATTTAATATATTCTAAATTTACAGCTCCACACTATTATCTTTTCATAGAAATTAATGCAGAAAAAATGATTAATTTGAGAAAAAATTTAAATGATAAACTTTCTAAAGAAAAAAAAATATCTTTTAATGATATTATTATTAAAGCAGTAACTATATCTTTAAAAAAATATCCAAATTTAAATGTTTCTTGGAAAGAAAAAGAAATTATATACCATTCCTATATTAATATTGGTATTGCAGTAGCTATCCAAGATGGATTAATTGTTCCAGTAATTAAAAATGCTGATCAAAAATCATTATTACAAATTTCTCAAGAAATAAAAGATAAAGTTTTATGTTCAAAATCAAGAAAAATCCAACCAGAAGAACTAGAAAATAGCACATTTACAGTTTCAAATTTAGGAATGTATGGAATCGAATTTTTTACTTCTATTATTAATCTTCCTAATTCTTCTATTCTATCTATAGGATCTATTATAGAAAAACCTATCATTAAAGATTCCAAAATTGTAATAGGAAATATTATGAAAGTTACTTTATCTTGTGATCATAGAATTATAGATGGAGCTACAGGTAGTAATTTTCTTTCTTTTTTAAAAAAAATATTAGAAGATCCAATAATGATATTAATCTAA
- a CDS encoding UDP-N-acetylmuramoyl-tripeptide--D-alanyl-D-alanine ligase: MTIKNLYNFYSISSGIEINSKKVKKNSIFFSLKGKKFDGNQFAYEAISNGAMIAIVDNRKYSILHKNIFYVKNSLYFLHKLAVYHRFKLKNIPIIAITGSNGKTTTKELITSILSKEYENVHYTKGNFNNHIGIPLTILSMQKNTQIAVIEIGANHEKEIKKMCSIINPDYGYITNFGKSHLEGFKNIKGIIRGKLELYNFLKKNKKKVFVNGDDPIQLINSIGMNRYIFSEKVNSNPDIIIQYLWNKIGLKSILCIKNIKIVSPLVGDYNLYNIASSITIGIYFKVSLKKIKKTIEEFIPNNNRSQILKKRNIKIIIDCYNANPSSMIKALTFFNNKIIGNKIVILGDMLELGNYSEDEHKKIIFYLEKSNINSIFLIGKIFFNTNIKTSDKIIKFFNKNIFIQWIKNISVKTDYILIKGSRKNTLESLIPFI, encoded by the coding sequence ATGACTATAAAAAATTTATATAATTTTTATTCTATTTCCTCTGGAATAGAAATAAATAGTAAAAAAGTAAAAAAAAACTCTATTTTTTTTTCTTTAAAAGGAAAAAAATTTGATGGGAATCAATTTGCTTATGAAGCAATTTCAAATGGAGCAATGATTGCTATAGTAGATAATAGAAAATATTCTATTCTTCATAAGAATATTTTTTATGTAAAAAATTCCTTATATTTTTTACATAAATTAGCTGTTTATCATAGATTTAAACTAAAAAATATACCGATTATTGCTATTACAGGAAGTAATGGAAAAACAACTACTAAAGAATTAATAACATCTATTCTTTCTAAAGAATATGAAAATGTTCATTATACTAAAGGTAATTTTAATAATCATATAGGAATTCCATTAACCATATTATCTATGCAGAAAAATACACAAATAGCAGTGATAGAAATTGGAGCAAATCATGAAAAAGAAATCAAAAAAATGTGTTCTATAATTAATCCAGATTATGGATATATAACTAATTTTGGAAAATCTCATTTAGAAGGATTCAAAAATATAAAAGGGATCATTCGTGGAAAATTGGAATTATACAATTTTTTAAAAAAAAATAAAAAAAAAGTTTTTGTCAATGGAGATGATCCTATACAATTAATTAACAGTATAGGAATGAATAGATATATTTTTTCAGAAAAAGTAAATTCAAATCCAGATATAATCATTCAATATTTATGGAATAAAATTGGATTAAAATCTATTTTATGTATTAAAAATATAAAAATAGTTTCCCCATTAGTAGGAGATTATAACTTATATAATATAGCTTCTTCTATAACTATTGGAATTTATTTTAAAGTTTCTTTAAAAAAAATTAAAAAGACCATAGAAGAATTTATTCCTAATAATAATCGTTCTCAAATTTTAAAAAAAAGAAATATCAAAATCATTATAGATTGCTATAATGCTAACCCAAGTAGCATGATAAAAGCTCTTACTTTTTTTAATAATAAAATTATAGGAAATAAAATAGTTATATTAGGTGATATGTTAGAATTAGGAAATTATTCTGAGGATGAACATAAAAAAATTATTTTTTACTTGGAAAAAAGCAATATAAATTCAATATTTTTGATAGGAAAAATATTTTTTAATACGAATATCAAAACATCCGATAAAATTATAAAATTTTTTAATAAAAATATATTTATACAATGGATAAAAAATATATCTGTTAAAACAGATTATATCCTGATCAAAGGTTCTAGAAAAAACACATTAGAAAGTTTGATCCCTTTTATCTAA
- a CDS encoding diadenylate cyclase, with product MKISFIDILDIFLVAIILFQVYRLVYNTAALNIFYGIIATFVFWKIVEAYKMKLLSIVISIFFKGGFLALIILFQPEIRKFLLIVGSRIFFKKFILSIFGKFEKSKFSVKTETIDSIVRSCAILSGDKTGVLIVIQLYQDIKEFIQNGDEMDAKVNSPILESIFYKNSPLHDGAVIIIGNKIVRTRAILPVSYNKEIPSRLGLRHRAAIGLSEKTDSICLVISEETGYISYIKNQKRTVITNINNLKIKLEKDLL from the coding sequence TTGAAAATTTCTTTCATTGATATTTTAGATATTTTTCTAGTAGCTATTATTTTATTTCAGGTATATAGACTTGTTTATAATACAGCTGCTTTAAATATTTTTTACGGAATTATTGCAACTTTTGTATTCTGGAAAATAGTAGAAGCATATAAAATGAAACTCCTTAGCATCGTTATAAGCATTTTTTTCAAAGGAGGGTTCTTAGCTTTAATTATTCTATTTCAACCAGAAATAAGAAAATTTCTTCTGATAGTTGGAAGTAGAATTTTTTTTAAAAAATTTATTCTTTCTATCTTTGGAAAATTCGAAAAATCAAAATTTTCCGTAAAAACAGAAACTATAGATAGTATTGTAAGATCTTGTGCAATTTTATCAGGAGATAAAACAGGTGTTTTAATTGTAATTCAATTATATCAAGATATAAAAGAATTTATACAAAATGGAGATGAAATGGATGCTAAAGTCAATAGTCCTATTTTAGAAAGTATTTTTTATAAAAATAGTCCATTACATGATGGTGCAGTCATTATTATAGGAAACAAAATAGTAAGAACCAGAGCGATACTTCCTGTTTCTTACAATAAAGAAATTCCATCACGTTTAGGCCTTCGTCATAGAGCTGCTATTGGATTATCCGAAAAAACGGATTCTATTTGTCTTGTTATTTCTGAAGAAACAGGTTATATATCTTATATTAAAAATCAAAAAAGAACAGTTATTACTAATATTAATAATTTAAAAATAAAACTTGAAAAAGATCTTCTTTAA
- a CDS encoding polyribonucleotide nucleotidyltransferase, producing MLDTVKEIISLGDGRTIIIETGKLAKQADGSAIIRIGNTILLATVVISKKIKNEANFLPLTVDYREKYSAGGKIPGGFIKREGRPSDEEILTMRLVDRVLRPTFPESFRKEIQIMISLLSYDNKVLPDGLAGLAASTALSVSGIPFNGPISEVRIIRINGKFFINPSLDQLEKSDIDLIVGASTNSIIMIEGEMKEITEDEFINAVTIAHQEIKNQIKAQKRLVEKLLKLKSNHPYFSLLYEHNHIDDPYLLEKKTMKKKLFSFSYEKIYKLYKQFLDKKTRSIQENKILNNFKKTLPIDDKEKNEIFIDQCYEEIKKEITRNMILKEGIRLDGRTNKQIREIWSIVDYLPGVHGSALFSRGETQSLTTVTLGSSLDANKIDNVIMENHEKFYLHYNFPPFSTGEIRPIRGVSRREVGHGNLAQRALKNVIPDNPYTIRVVSDILESNGSSSMATVCAASLALMDAGISLEKPVSGIAMGLFIDKEKKVILSDIMGEEDSFGDLDFKITGTKYGITACQMDVKTIQGFTYDLLNQILIQALEGRMFILKKMLENFPIYRKKLKPNAPKIHTFNIPKNFIGSVIGPGGKVIQEIQSCTETSILIEEKGNMGNIEIIGKDYQKIEEAIHRIKEITFVPEIGKIYKAKVKSIKDFGAFVEISKGVEGLLHISEIGWKRLNNIEEELQIGDIIDVKFMGIDDKNKKMKLSRKILLPRPKK from the coding sequence ATGCTAGATACAGTAAAGGAAATTATCTCTCTAGGAGATGGACGTACTATTATTATAGAAACAGGAAAATTAGCTAAACAGGCTGACGGTTCAGCTATTATACGTATAGGTAATACAATACTATTAGCTACGGTAGTAATTTCCAAAAAAATAAAAAATGAAGCCAATTTTTTACCATTAACAGTAGATTATAGAGAAAAATATTCTGCAGGTGGTAAGATTCCTGGTGGATTTATAAAAAGGGAAGGAAGACCTTCTGATGAAGAAATTTTGACAATGAGATTAGTAGATCGTGTTTTAAGGCCAACTTTTCCTGAATCTTTTCGAAAAGAAATACAAATAATGATATCTTTATTATCATATGATAATAAAGTTTTACCAGATGGATTAGCTGGACTTGCTGCTTCTACAGCATTATCTGTTTCTGGAATTCCATTTAATGGACCTATATCAGAAGTTCGTATCATACGTATAAATGGAAAATTCTTTATAAATCCAAGTTTAGATCAATTGGAAAAATCTGATATAGATCTAATAGTAGGAGCTTCTACTAATTCCATTATTATGATAGAAGGAGAAATGAAAGAAATTACAGAAGATGAATTTATTAATGCGGTTACTATAGCTCATCAAGAAATAAAAAATCAAATAAAAGCCCAAAAGAGATTAGTAGAAAAATTACTAAAACTAAAATCCAATCATCCTTACTTTTCACTTCTTTATGAACATAATCATATAGATGATCCATATTTATTGGAAAAGAAAACTATGAAAAAAAAACTTTTTTCTTTTTCATACGAAAAAATTTACAAACTATATAAACAATTTTTGGATAAAAAGACCAGATCTATTCAAGAAAATAAAATTTTAAATAATTTTAAAAAAACATTACCTATAGATGATAAAGAAAAAAATGAAATTTTTATCGATCAATGTTATGAAGAAATAAAAAAAGAAATAACCAGAAACATGATTTTAAAAGAAGGAATTAGATTAGATGGAAGAACTAATAAACAAATACGAGAAATATGGAGTATTGTGGATTATCTTCCTGGAGTTCATGGTTCTGCTTTATTCTCAAGAGGAGAAACTCAATCATTAACTACAGTAACATTAGGATCATCTTTAGATGCTAATAAAATTGATAATGTAATCATGGAAAATCATGAAAAATTTTATCTACATTATAATTTTCCTCCTTTTTCAACAGGAGAGATACGTCCAATTAGAGGTGTATCTAGACGTGAAGTAGGACATGGAAATTTAGCACAACGTGCCTTAAAAAATGTTATACCTGATAATCCTTATACGATTCGTGTAGTATCGGATATTTTAGAATCTAATGGGTCTTCTTCTATGGCTACAGTTTGCGCAGCAAGTTTAGCATTAATGGACGCAGGAATTTCTCTTGAAAAACCTGTTTCCGGTATTGCTATGGGATTATTTATAGATAAAGAAAAAAAAGTTATTTTATCTGATATTATGGGAGAAGAAGATAGTTTTGGAGACCTTGATTTTAAAATAACAGGTACAAAATATGGAATTACAGCATGTCAAATGGATGTAAAAACAATCCAAGGATTCACTTATGATCTTTTAAATCAAATTTTAATACAAGCTTTAGAAGGTCGTATGTTCATTCTAAAAAAAATGCTAGAAAATTTTCCTATATATAGAAAAAAATTAAAACCTAATGCTCCTAAAATACATACTTTCAATATCCCAAAAAATTTTATAGGTTCTGTAATCGGTCCTGGTGGAAAAGTTATTCAAGAAATACAATCTTGTACAGAAACAAGTATTTTAATTGAAGAGAAAGGGAATATGGGTAATATTGAAATTATAGGAAAAGATTATCAAAAAATAGAGGAAGCAATTCATAGAATTAAAGAAATTACTTTTGTTCCTGAAATAGGAAAAATTTATAAAGCGAAGGTAAAATCTATAAAAGATTTTGGAGCTTTTGTTGAAATATCTAAAGGTGTGGAAGGATTGTTGCATATTTCTGAAATAGGATGGAAAAGACTAAATAATATAGAAGAAGAACTACAAATTGGAGATATCATCGATGTAAAATTTATGGGCATTGATGATAAAAATAAAAAAATGAAACTTTCTAGGAAAATACTTTTACCTCGTCCTAAAAAATGA
- the tpiA gene encoding triose-phosphate isomerase: MKKKVIIANWKMNHDFYETTSYLRNLLKIIFENKINQKKKIIIAPSFPFLHISNQILQGTTLSIAAQNIHQMENGSYTGEVSASMLKSIGIKKVILGHSERRKYFTETNDILIKKIKIALKYGFHIIFCVGETKVDREKKKHFLTVKNQLEKTIFYFSLEEINSFIIAYEPIWAIGTGKTATPEIAQNMHQYIRTLFFNKYGESGSNDLSILYGGSINDMNAKDLFLQKDIDGGLVGNYSLNMKNFMKIIQS; the protein is encoded by the coding sequence ATGAAAAAAAAAGTTATAATTGCAAATTGGAAAATGAATCACGATTTCTATGAAACGACTTCTTATCTTAGAAATTTATTAAAAATCATTTTTGAAAATAAAATTAATCAAAAAAAAAAAATAATTATTGCTCCATCTTTTCCTTTTTTACATATTTCAAATCAAATTTTACAGGGGACTACTTTAAGTATTGCTGCACAAAATATACATCAAATGGAAAATGGATCTTATACAGGAGAAGTATCGGCCTCTATGTTGAAATCTATAGGAATTAAAAAGGTCATATTAGGACATAGTGAACGTAGAAAATATTTTACCGAAACGAATGATATTCTCATCAAAAAAATTAAAATTGCATTAAAATATGGATTTCATATTATTTTCTGTGTAGGAGAAACGAAAGTAGATAGAGAAAAAAAAAAACATTTTCTTACCGTAAAAAATCAATTAGAAAAAACAATTTTTTATTTTTCTTTAGAAGAAATAAATTCATTTATTATAGCATATGAACCTATATGGGCTATTGGGACTGGAAAAACAGCTACTCCTGAAATAGCTCAAAATATGCATCAATACATACGTACCTTATTTTTTAATAAATATGGAGAAAGTGGGTCCAATGATTTATCTATTTTGTATGGAGGTAGTATAAATGATATGAATGCAAAAGATCTTTTTTTACAGAAAGACATTGATGGAGGACTGGTTGGAAATTATTCCCTTAATATGAAAAATTTTATGAAAATTATTCAATCCTAA
- the folP gene encoding dihydropteroate synthase — protein MTINCAGTLFSFKEPKIMGIVNLTPDSFYDGGKFNSEFSVLKHVENLLNEGSDFIDIGGCSTRPGSKYPTVEEEIKRVIKPIRSIIKKFPNVRISIDTFRSEIARIAVEEGAIMINDISGGMLDPKMFSLLSKLKIPYILNHMKGTPVNMQKNPYYYNIIIEINNFFAKQIFLLKKYGINDIILDPGFGFGKTEKQNFQLLKNLSLLGFEDHLILIGISRKSMIHNILNISSEESLNATSIIHTLALLKKIKLLRVHDVKEAVECIKLVQYYRKIF, from the coding sequence ATGACAATTAATTGTGCAGGAACTTTATTTTCTTTTAAAGAACCAAAAATTATGGGAATAGTTAATTTAACTCCTGATTCTTTTTATGATGGAGGTAAGTTTAATTCTGAATTTAGTGTATTAAAACATGTGGAAAATCTATTAAATGAAGGATCGGATTTCATAGATATTGGAGGATGTTCTACTCGTCCAGGATCCAAATATCCAACAGTAGAAGAAGAAATAAAACGTGTTATCAAACCTATTCGTTCTATAATAAAAAAATTTCCAAATGTTAGAATATCTATAGATACTTTTCGAAGTGAAATTGCAAGAATAGCTGTAGAAGAAGGAGCTATAATGATCAATGACATATCTGGAGGTATGTTAGATCCAAAAATGTTTTCTTTATTATCGAAACTTAAGATTCCATATATATTAAATCACATGAAGGGGACTCCAGTAAATATGCAAAAAAATCCATATTATTATAACATAATTATAGAAATAAATAACTTTTTTGCTAAACAAATTTTTTTATTAAAAAAATATGGAATTAATGATATTATTTTAGATCCAGGATTTGGTTTTGGAAAAACTGAAAAACAAAATTTCCAATTATTAAAAAATTTATCTTTACTTGGATTTGAGGATCATTTAATTTTAATAGGAATTTCTAGGAAATCTATGATTCATAATATTCTTAATATTTCTTCTGAAGAATCTCTGAATGCAACTTCTATCATTCATACATTAGCTCTTTTAAAAAAAATAAAATTGTTACGTGTTCATGATGTAAAAGAAGCTGTAGAATGTATAAAATTGGTACAATATTATAGAAAAATTTTCTAA